One region of Deferribacterota bacterium genomic DNA includes:
- a CDS encoding flavodoxin family protein, with the protein MYILGINGSHRRGKVTYLLMNYIVERLKDEGCSVNLMELVDYNIKYCIACNRCLGRTECSIKDDDLHVITDEMLKADCIIIGSPVYFSNITSRLKTFIDRTRWIHMKKDLLRNKRGACLVVGGLLYGGQEIVCQIIENYMLNMSLKVLKPRLFSSPIYLTSLATTLYKDMIDEKIVYKKKEELLDPLFIKSSELLVKNILEDA; encoded by the coding sequence ATGTATATTTTAGGTATTAATGGCAGTCATAGAAGAGGAAAGGTTACTTATTTACTTATGAATTATATTGTAGAGAGACTAAAAGATGAGGGCTGTTCAGTTAATTTGATGGAGCTTGTAGATTATAATATTAAATATTGTATTGCTTGTAATAGATGTCTTGGAAGGACAGAATGTTCTATTAAGGATGATGATCTGCACGTTATAACAGATGAGATGCTTAAAGCAGACTGCATAATAATAGGTTCACCTGTTTATTTTTCAAATATAACCTCTAGACTTAAAACATTTATAGATAGAACGAGATGGATACATATGAAGAAAGACTTATTGCGAAATAAACGAGGCGCTTGCCTTGTTGTTGGTGGTCTTTTATATGGTGGTCAAGAGATAGTTTGCCAGATTATTGAAAATTATATGTTAAATATGAGTTTAAAGGTATTAAAACCAAGGCTTTTTAGTTCACCCATATATCTAACAAGTTTAGCAACAACGCTCTATAAAGATATGATTGATGAAAAAATAGTATATAAAAAGAAAGAAGAATTACTTGATCCTCTTTTTATCAAATCAAGTGAGCTTTTGGTTAAAAATATTTTAGAAGACGCATAA
- a CDS encoding acyclic terpene utilization AtuA family protein produces the protein MSVKKVSIGSGSMMWGDIIEPGLEMIEKADIDYICYDWLAEVTMSILYIQKTKYKNAGYPPKLIEWMRRVIPLAKQKGIRIITNGGGANVDATCLALKDILYNKGIRGVKIGSIIGDDIISDIDNFRKEGIKFTNLDTGQEDIDSIKDSIAGAYVYLGAEGIVECLEKGADIIIGGRLADNALYVGPWMYEFGWDYNNSDHHGKIGAAITCGHIIECSCCCTGGMMCSQWDKVPEPWNVGYPIAELYENGEAVITKTPDTGGLINSWTVKEHLLYEVHDPKNYIMPDGIADFTTLNLEDIDNNRVKITNMSGKERPSMLKVGIGYKDGWKQELQHWFCWPDALKKAKHCEYILHEWLKRQEIKVEKLQIDYMGINMAHQSLVKIPDINEAKDLPEVGIRICAKFRTKKEAEYFREHAMIWSAPQAGYVFNTTTPPAKPVRIIRLWPTLIPRDLVSFKTNIIEV, from the coding sequence ATGTTACGATTGGCTTGCAGAAGTTACTATGTCAATTTTGTATATACAAAAAACCAAATATAAAAATGCTGGCTATCCACCAAAACTCATTGAGTGGATGAGGAGGGTAATACCATTAGCCAAGCAGAAGGGGATAAGGATTATAACTAATGGTGGTGGAGCAAATGTTGATGCTACATGTCTTGCTTTAAAAGATATCCTTTATAATAAAGGGATTAGAGGTGTAAAGATTGGCTCCATTATTGGAGATGATATTATAAGTGATATAGATAATTTCAGGAAGGAAGGAATAAAATTTACTAATCTAGATACAGGACAAGAGGATATTGATAGTATTAAGGACTCAATAGCAGGGGCCTATGTTTATTTAGGAGCTGAAGGCATTGTAGAGTGCTTAGAGAAAGGGGCTGATATTATAATTGGTGGTAGACTTGCAGATAATGCATTGTATGTGGGTCCATGGATGTATGAATTTGGCTGGGACTACAATAATAGTGATCACCATGGTAAAATTGGAGCCGCTATTACCTGTGGCCATATAATAGAGTGTTCTTGTTGTTGTACAGGTGGAATGATGTGTAGCCAGTGGGATAAGGTCCCAGAACCTTGGAATGTAGGATATCCAATTGCAGAATTATATGAAAATGGTGAAGCTGTTATAACAAAAACACCTGATACAGGAGGATTAATTAATAGTTGGACAGTAAAAGAACATTTATTGTATGAAGTACACGATCCTAAAAATTATATTATGCCCGATGGTATTGCAGATTTCACAACACTTAATTTAGAAGATATAGATAATAATAGGGTCAAAATAACTAATATGAGTGGCAAAGAACGCCCTAGTATGTTAAAGGTGGGTATTGGTTATAAAGATGGTTGGAAGCAGGAGCTGCAACATTGGTTTTGTTGGCCTGACGCTTTAAAAAAAGCTAAACACTGTGAATATATACTACATGAGTGGTTAAAGAGGCAAGAGATTAAGGTGGAGAAGCTTCAGATAGATTATATGGGTATTAATATGGCTCACCAAAGTTTAGTGAAAATCCCTGATATTAACGAGGCAAAAGATTTGCCAGAGGTTGGTATAAGAATTTGCGCAAAATTTAGAACAAAAAAGGAGGCTGAATATTTCAGGGAACATGCGATGATCTGGAGTGCACCTCAAGCAGGATATGTATTTAATACAACTACACCGCCTGCTAAACCAGTAAGGATTATTAGATTGTGGCCAACATTAATACCCAGAGATTTAGTTTCCTTTAAAACAAATATTATAGAGGTTTAA
- a CDS encoding PAS domain S-box protein: MSKNNSEKKLEFFETILANIPVPMSISDYDGKILYINKSFERFYKRTGEQALGLKIEELYLAEDKDIIIGAVEKCRSEGYATCEVTTIKGDGKHMPVVLNFTLFKANGDKYIIATATDISDLKKREEELNFIFENSRAAMVLTDEKGRWIKINRAFCRDTGYAKEELLGKKLTEQPFTTEETIKALDKFRSYTIEKRVESKDFIDVPAKKKNGDTLIHSAFQVPYATGKGVLYTAIDVTKDRLNEKEYKRFVEDITYVAESLASGDYAYRVKTDYKNEDIKLTAETLNTVISYLEKSDDELQSLIKELATPSLEVMDKVVVMPLVGKLTSDRALDAMERILEKIEEIKAYAAIIDITGVPTIDSAVADNLIKTIEAIRLVGATPILSGVSANAAKNLVRIGVKFDFVTKGSLSEAINYV; the protein is encoded by the coding sequence ATGAGCAAAAACAATTCAGAGAAAAAATTAGAGTTTTTTGAAACTATCTTAGCAAATATTCCTGTTCCTATGTCAATAAGTGACTATGATGGGAAGATATTATATATTAATAAATCATTTGAGCGTTTCTATAAAAGAACAGGTGAACAAGCACTAGGATTAAAGATAGAAGAGTTATATCTAGCTGAAGATAAAGATATAATTATTGGGGCTGTAGAGAAATGCAGATCAGAGGGGTATGCTACGTGTGAGGTAACAACTATTAAAGGTGATGGTAAACATATGCCTGTAGTGTTAAATTTCACATTATTTAAAGCAAATGGAGATAAATATATTATCGCAACAGCAACTGACATATCAGATTTAAAGAAACGTGAAGAAGAATTAAATTTTATCTTTGAAAATTCAAGAGCTGCAATGGTATTAACTGATGAAAAAGGGAGATGGATTAAAATAAACAGAGCATTTTGTAGAGATACTGGTTATGCAAAAGAAGAACTGCTTGGTAAAAAACTTACTGAACAACCATTTACAACTGAAGAGACTATCAAAGCCCTAGATAAATTTAGAAGTTATACTATTGAAAAACGTGTTGAATCAAAAGATTTTATTGATGTGCCTGCAAAGAAGAAGAATGGTGATACCCTAATTCATTCAGCCTTTCAAGTCCCCTATGCTACTGGCAAGGGTGTATTGTACACTGCCATTGATGTTACAAAGGATAGATTAAATGAAAAAGAATATAAGAGATTTGTTGAGGATATAACCTATGTCGCTGAATCATTAGCAAGTGGTGATTATGCTTATAGGGTAAAAACAGATTATAAGAATGAGGATATAAAATTAACCGCTGAGACCTTAAATACGGTTATTAGTTATCTAGAGAAGAGTGATGATGAACTACAATCCCTAATAAAAGAATTAGCTACTCCATCCTTAGAAGTAATGGATAAGGTTGTTGTTATGCCATTAGTTGGTAAGCTTACAAGTGATAGAGCACTAGATGCAATGGAGCGTATACTAGAAAAGATTGAAGAGATAAAAGCATATGCTGCTATTATAGATATAACGGGTGTACCTACTATTGATTCAGCTGTTGCAGATAACCTCATTAAGACAATAGAGGCTATTAGACTTGTTGGTGCCACCCCTATACTATCAGGTGTCTCTGCAAATGCAGCAAAAAACCTTGTAAGGATTGGGGTTAAATTTGATTTTGTTACAAAGGGAAGCCTATCTGAGGCTATAAACTATGTGAA